From Spirosoma aerolatum, one genomic window encodes:
- a CDS encoding trans-sulfuration enzyme family protein translates to MHFDTLALRATHQPDPITGVVVPPIHLSTTYARNEANELPGPYIYTRPNNPTREALEKTLAMLEGGAVGMAFGSGQAATMTLFQALSPGDHVLLSTDAYYGTPALLEQVFHPWGLTYTRVDMRDLEAVRASIHENTRVLWCETPSNPMLDIADLRSISQLAHDAGAICVCDNTWATPVLQRPIELGCDVVMHSTTKYLSGHSDVLGGALIFKEEAEFTQRVRLLQGLSGAVPSPFDCWLVSRGIKTLGVRVRAQSDTAQRIAEFLTNHLAVESVHYPGLENHPQRSIIQQQMKGPGAMLSVQVKGGADEALRFIGKLTLFTRATSLGGVESLIEHRATAEGPNSITPKNLLRISVGLEHADDLLADLAQALD, encoded by the coding sequence ATGCACTTCGATACACTTGCCCTCCGCGCTACCCATCAGCCCGACCCGATCACTGGGGTAGTTGTGCCTCCTATTCATTTGTCGACCACCTATGCCCGAAACGAAGCCAATGAGCTACCGGGTCCTTACATCTATACCCGCCCGAACAACCCGACGCGGGAGGCTCTGGAAAAAACCCTTGCAATGCTCGAAGGAGGGGCTGTCGGGATGGCGTTTGGATCGGGTCAGGCAGCCACAATGACTTTATTTCAGGCGCTCAGCCCCGGTGACCATGTGTTGCTATCGACCGACGCGTATTATGGTACTCCCGCTCTGCTCGAACAGGTGTTTCATCCGTGGGGGCTTACCTATACACGGGTAGATATGCGCGATCTGGAAGCCGTACGCGCGTCGATCCACGAGAATACCCGCGTACTCTGGTGCGAAACGCCTTCCAATCCCATGCTCGATATTGCCGATTTACGGTCGATCAGTCAACTGGCTCACGACGCTGGAGCGATCTGCGTATGCGACAATACGTGGGCGACACCCGTTCTGCAACGGCCTATCGAGCTAGGTTGTGATGTGGTGATGCATTCCACCACAAAATATTTGAGTGGACACAGCGATGTGCTGGGTGGAGCGCTGATTTTTAAGGAAGAGGCCGAATTTACCCAACGAGTGCGGTTGTTACAGGGATTATCGGGAGCTGTTCCATCCCCGTTCGATTGCTGGCTGGTTAGTCGGGGAATCAAAACATTGGGTGTGCGAGTACGTGCCCAAAGTGATACCGCGCAGCGCATTGCGGAGTTCCTGACCAATCATTTGGCGGTTGAGAGCGTACATTACCCCGGCCTGGAAAACCACCCACAACGGTCAATTATTCAGCAACAGATGAAAGGGCCTGGAGCCATGCTATCGGTGCAGGTAAAAGGGGGAGCCGACGAAGCGCTTCGCTTTATTGGGAAGCTAACGCTGTTTACACGAGCTACGAGCCTGGGTGGCGTTGAATCGCTGATCGAGCATCGGGCCACGGCAGAAGGACCAAACTCGATAACGCCGAAAAATCTGTTGCGTATATCAGTTGGTCTTGAACATGCCGACGATTTGCTGGCTGATTTGGCCCAGGCTCTGGACTAA
- a CDS encoding NAD(P)H-dependent oxidoreductase, with the protein MKIALIATSSRKNSNSLRFVTYLRRLLAEEGDHEVSIIDFEEYDIPFVGQGAVKKDGLTPFQEELIRNWETADLVIFAMPEYNWTAPPQATNTIHQLGGPAFKHLFDNKVFAMVGVSNGRGGRQPALDMTTVVNKIISFTNSYSIVSPKLYESHETAINLDEHGHFVGHEVYERTVRSFVDYTLNVAQRWTSPSLIEK; encoded by the coding sequence ATGAAAATTGCGCTTATAGCCACCTCGTCGCGCAAGAACAGCAATTCGTTGCGCTTTGTGACCTACCTTCGCCGTCTGTTGGCCGAAGAAGGCGACCATGAGGTTTCGATCATAGATTTTGAGGAGTACGATATACCGTTTGTTGGTCAGGGGGCTGTCAAAAAAGATGGCCTGACACCGTTTCAGGAAGAACTCATCCGTAACTGGGAGACTGCCGACCTGGTAATTTTTGCCATGCCTGAGTATAACTGGACCGCTCCTCCACAGGCAACCAACACGATTCACCAGTTGGGTGGCCCTGCCTTCAAGCACTTATTCGATAATAAAGTGTTTGCAATGGTGGGCGTTTCGAACGGACGCGGAGGCCGACAGCCTGCTCTCGATATGACTACAGTAGTGAACAAAATTATCAGCTTTACCAACAGCTATTCGATTGTATCGCCCAAGTTGTACGAGTCGCACGAAACGGCGATTAATCTGGACGAGCACGGTCATTTTGTCGGGCATGAAGTTTATGAGCGAACTGTGAGGTCTTTTGTCGACTATACGCTGAATGTAGCGCAGCGATGGACGAGCCCCAGTTTAATTGAGAAATAA
- a CDS encoding SprB repeat-containing protein — protein MLIGLILWLPAWADDLTTATAPTDLVVTVSGTVSVCAGTSTTLTASGCPTGGTVRWSTTQTGGTIVVTPQQTTSYTAICQVAGSGSTTAITTTTAVGTVRVYRPIVISFDYRPPSCYNLLDGGIVINGSGGVGLLQYQLGDFPFQTFNAFGPFKAGSYPVVVKDSAGCMLKTTAELPQPPPITANVMVVNAKCVGSRDGQLVAVAAGGVGDYRYALQGTPPQESNAFYGLKADSTYTLIVSDKNNCVLYKPVYIGQPAPFSIKLTPVPTRCTGSVDGSISVSATGGLSPYQYQLGNGTFQAGTQFTGLAATSYEITVMDANGCRGKQSVAVPQPAPLALNATARPVLCSGPNTGAITITPSGGTGTVLYQATSSSTPQSTSVLNGLTAGTYTVVGTDANGCTGIVSVTIGNITPVKIQATPIPATCCTCPTGAIKLAATGGTGTGLRFQILGQALQISSQINNLTPSPYRVRVVDDGGCSDTTTAIVTDGGALTLSTGTVKNASCPGSRNGEATVQVAGGTKPFTYFWTTERLDTLKPYTATQINLLEGTYTVSVRDSNRCTTSTLFVTIKAQNPTPAKPIISQISTSSLVVNQTSGVQWYLQTGTNSATAVSNATSATLVPYASGLYTVIVTVNGCASPPSDAFNFVLTALEEPKSTLTVRIVPNPVVNLLRLEIEQLERSAIQVHLLDAAGRAIRIYQIPAFSGKKLVEWPIDGISAGTYMLKASTESRQSLMRVAVE, from the coding sequence ATGCTCATAGGACTTATTCTCTGGTTACCTGCCTGGGCCGATGATCTGACCACGGCAACTGCCCCAACGGATCTGGTTGTGACGGTAAGCGGAACAGTATCGGTTTGCGCTGGCACCAGCACAACCCTCACTGCATCAGGCTGCCCTACAGGGGGTACTGTCCGCTGGTCAACAACGCAAACGGGGGGGACTATCGTCGTTACTCCCCAACAGACAACTTCCTATACCGCCATTTGTCAGGTAGCGGGCTCAGGCAGTACCACCGCCATAACCACAACCACTGCCGTAGGTACCGTTCGGGTTTACCGCCCTATCGTCATTTCATTTGACTACCGCCCCCCTTCCTGCTACAATCTGCTGGACGGAGGTATAGTGATCAATGGCAGCGGTGGTGTTGGTCTATTGCAGTATCAACTTGGTGATTTTCCTTTCCAGACGTTCAATGCCTTTGGCCCCTTCAAAGCAGGTAGTTATCCGGTTGTGGTTAAGGATTCGGCAGGTTGTATGCTAAAAACGACTGCCGAGCTACCGCAGCCCCCTCCCATAACGGCAAACGTCATGGTCGTCAACGCCAAATGTGTGGGTAGTCGGGATGGTCAACTGGTAGCAGTAGCGGCAGGGGGCGTTGGCGATTATCGCTACGCACTTCAGGGAACTCCCCCGCAGGAAAGCAATGCCTTTTATGGACTTAAAGCTGACTCAACCTATACACTGATTGTATCGGATAAAAATAACTGTGTGTTATATAAACCGGTTTATATTGGCCAGCCTGCCCCTTTTTCCATCAAACTAACCCCCGTACCAACACGCTGCACGGGCTCGGTCGATGGAAGCATCAGCGTTTCGGCTACAGGTGGCTTGTCTCCTTATCAATATCAGCTTGGTAATGGAACGTTTCAAGCAGGCACCCAATTTACCGGGTTAGCGGCTACCAGCTATGAAATAACCGTGATGGATGCCAATGGCTGTAGAGGCAAGCAAAGTGTAGCTGTGCCACAACCGGCTCCCCTGGCTCTTAACGCAACAGCGAGACCTGTGCTCTGCTCAGGCCCCAATACCGGAGCCATCACCATCACACCGTCTGGAGGAACCGGAACCGTTCTTTATCAGGCTACCAGTAGTTCTACCCCTCAAAGTACCAGCGTCCTGAACGGGCTTACGGCGGGTACCTATACCGTGGTAGGTACCGATGCGAATGGCTGCACCGGTATCGTATCCGTAACGATTGGGAACATTACTCCTGTAAAAATACAGGCCACGCCCATACCGGCTACATGCTGTACATGTCCAACCGGGGCGATTAAACTGGCGGCTACCGGTGGCACAGGTACAGGGCTTCGTTTTCAGATACTTGGACAGGCCTTACAAATCAGTAGCCAGATTAATAACCTAACACCCAGCCCCTATCGGGTTCGGGTAGTCGATGATGGTGGATGTAGTGATACAACAACAGCGATTGTCACGGATGGAGGAGCGCTGACCTTATCGACGGGTACGGTTAAAAATGCAAGTTGCCCGGGTAGTCGAAATGGCGAAGCGACCGTGCAGGTGGCCGGGGGCACCAAACCATTTACCTATTTCTGGACAACGGAACGCCTGGACACATTAAAGCCCTATACAGCCACTCAGATCAATTTACTGGAGGGAACCTACACGGTCAGCGTTCGGGACAGCAACCGTTGCACAACGTCCACTTTATTTGTCACGATTAAAGCGCAGAATCCGACACCTGCCAAACCGATTATTAGTCAGATTTCTACTAGTAGTCTGGTTGTCAATCAAACGAGTGGCGTCCAATGGTATTTGCAAACCGGAACGAATTCGGCTACGGCTGTTTCAAATGCGACTAGTGCCACGCTGGTTCCCTACGCGAGTGGCTTATACACCGTGATTGTAACGGTCAATGGCTGTGCCTCTCCCCCTTCCGATGCCTTCAACTTTGTACTGACGGCTCTGGAAGAACCTAAGTCTACTTTAACGGTACGCATAGTGCCTAATCCTGTAGTCAATCTTCTGCGTCTGGAGATTGAGCAGTTGGAACGATCGGCTATACAGGTTCACCTGCTTGATGCAGCAGGGCGAGCGATTCGAATCTACCAGATACCAGCTTTCAGTGGTAAAAAACTGGTCGAATGGCCGATCGATGGTATCTCTGCGGGTACGTATATGCTAAAGGCAAGTACCGAATCACGCCAGTCGCTGATGCGGGTAGCCGTAGAGTGA
- a CDS encoding peptidase yields the protein MTYCLGVKVASGLVAIADRRLTSGTEVSSNRKISVHEVENHSLFIMTSGLRSVRDKAITYFSEVLTEQDRSFNKLYKAVNAFGEQVKRVAQEDKASIIANGLNFNLNAIVGGQLEDDTEHKLFLLYPEGNWVEVDQGSPFKIIGNSGYGKPLLFRNLSYESSMQDALKIGFLAFDATRVSANDVDYPLDVVIYPKNSFHMTEYRLDKEDMDEISHQWSALLSNSVRKLPSYWMDPIFEKVRAVKNV from the coding sequence ATGACGTATTGCTTAGGTGTTAAGGTGGCGTCGGGCCTAGTTGCCATTGCCGACAGACGATTGACTTCGGGTACGGAGGTCTCTTCGAACCGAAAAATCTCCGTTCATGAAGTTGAGAATCACTCCCTGTTTATCATGACTTCAGGACTACGGTCTGTCCGTGATAAAGCCATTACCTATTTTAGTGAAGTGCTTACCGAACAGGATCGATCATTCAATAAACTCTACAAAGCTGTTAACGCATTCGGTGAGCAGGTTAAGCGCGTAGCCCAGGAGGATAAAGCGTCGATTATTGCCAATGGGCTGAATTTCAATCTGAACGCCATTGTGGGTGGTCAACTTGAAGACGATACGGAACACAAGTTGTTTTTACTTTATCCCGAAGGGAACTGGGTAGAGGTAGATCAGGGGTCGCCGTTTAAAATTATTGGTAATTCGGGCTACGGAAAGCCTTTGTTATTCCGAAACCTGTCGTACGAATCCAGTATGCAGGATGCGCTTAAAATTGGTTTTTTGGCCTTCGATGCCACGCGGGTTAGCGCCAACGATGTTGATTACCCACTCGATGTGGTGATCTATCCAAAAAACAGCTTCCATATGACGGAATACCGACTCGATAAGGAAGATATGGACGAAATATCGCACCAATGGAGTGCCCTGCTGAGCAACTCCGTTCGGAAACTGCCTTCCTACTGGATGGACCCCATCTTTGAAAAAGTTCGCGCCGTAAAAAATGTATGA
- a CDS encoding transglutaminase family protein, protein MRLHVRHESEYTYDAPVALGPQTLYLYPRMYPYQRLLSYTLQIDPEPARIVRNVDVEGNVQQVVYFSHLTSHLRVTVEMELESDEFNSFDFVLFPFDTQQVPFRYPKAEDELLRPYLDELSVTEQVESWARELAAQADWQTTAFLMALNQAIWKFTYEVREEGLPLPPEQTLRQRKGSCRDYTTLFMAACRSLGIASRFVSGYLLGNPQQEHQLHAWAEVYLPGAGWRGFDPTEGTLVVNRHVFLTSTAKPELAAPISGTFMGRANSTLRSELTFI, encoded by the coding sequence ATGCGTCTGCACGTTCGGCATGAATCTGAGTACACATACGATGCACCTGTCGCTTTAGGGCCACAAACGCTGTACCTGTATCCGCGTATGTACCCGTATCAGCGGCTACTATCGTACACGTTGCAGATTGATCCCGAACCAGCACGCATTGTGCGTAATGTTGATGTAGAAGGGAATGTACAGCAGGTCGTGTACTTCAGTCATCTGACTTCACATTTGCGGGTAACTGTTGAAATGGAACTGGAATCTGACGAATTCAACTCGTTCGATTTTGTTTTGTTTCCCTTTGATACCCAGCAGGTTCCTTTTCGGTATCCTAAAGCAGAAGACGAACTGCTGCGTCCGTACCTGGACGAACTGAGTGTAACAGAGCAGGTCGAAAGCTGGGCCAGAGAGTTAGCGGCTCAGGCCGATTGGCAGACAACAGCGTTTCTGATGGCACTGAACCAGGCTATCTGGAAATTTACGTATGAAGTTCGTGAGGAAGGTCTTCCGTTACCCCCCGAGCAAACGCTGCGTCAACGGAAAGGCTCCTGCCGCGATTATACAACCCTATTTATGGCGGCCTGCCGGAGCTTAGGGATTGCCTCCCGATTTGTGAGTGGTTATTTGCTGGGTAATCCTCAGCAGGAGCATCAGCTTCATGCCTGGGCAGAGGTGTATTTGCCCGGAGCAGGCTGGCGCGGTTTCGACCCTACCGAAGGCACGCTGGTGGTAAATCGGCATGTTTTTCTGACATCGACGGCCAAACCAGAGCTGGCAGCGCCAATCAGTGGCACGTTTATGGGGCGGGCCAATTCTACCTTACGATCAGAATTGACATTCATCTAA
- the glmM gene encoding phosphoglucosamine mutase: MALIKSISGIRGTIGGQSGEGLTPLDVVKFTAAFGQWLRQRNPDRQTVVIGRDGRLSGEMISKLVAATLQGLGLNVIDLGLSTTPTVELAVPGEGASGGIILTASHNPIQWNALKLLNEAGEFISAQDGAEVLSIAEAESFDFAEVRKLGQYRADSTWLQKHIDQILALPLVDKEAIAARNFRIVVDAVNSTGGLAVPMLLEALGVEQVTKLHCEPTGNFAHNPEPLPENLRDIIKEMQKGKADLGIVVDPDVDRLALICEDGSPFGEEYTLVAVADYVLKNNPVGSPRSSNTVSNMSSTVALRDVTQKYSGQHFASAVGEVNVVDMMKENDAVIGGEGNGGIIYPDLHYGRDALVGIALFLTHLAKSGKLASILRRTYPNYYISKNKIELTPDINVDAVLDRIQAKYARNPINTLDGVKIEFNKEWVHLRKSNTEPIIRIYSESDTLATADYLAGKIISDIREVIAEKR; this comes from the coding sequence GTGGCATTAATAAAGTCTATTTCCGGCATTCGAGGAACGATTGGAGGACAGAGTGGAGAAGGCCTGACACCTTTAGATGTCGTTAAATTTACAGCCGCCTTTGGGCAATGGCTGCGACAGCGTAACCCCGATCGTCAGACGGTGGTCATTGGCCGGGATGGTCGACTGTCGGGCGAAATGATTTCTAAATTAGTGGCAGCTACGTTGCAGGGGCTTGGCCTCAACGTGATTGATCTGGGCCTGTCCACAACCCCTACTGTCGAACTGGCTGTTCCCGGCGAAGGGGCTTCCGGAGGCATTATCTTAACCGCCAGCCATAACCCAATCCAGTGGAATGCCCTTAAACTACTCAATGAAGCGGGTGAGTTTATTTCAGCACAGGATGGAGCCGAGGTATTGTCCATTGCCGAAGCTGAGTCGTTCGATTTTGCCGAGGTGCGAAAGTTAGGCCAATACCGGGCCGACTCGACCTGGCTTCAGAAACATATCGACCAGATTCTGGCTCTGCCTCTGGTTGATAAAGAAGCGATTGCCGCCCGAAACTTCCGTATAGTGGTAGATGCTGTTAACTCAACGGGTGGTCTGGCCGTGCCGATGTTGCTGGAAGCACTGGGTGTTGAACAGGTGACTAAACTGCACTGCGAACCGACCGGAAACTTTGCCCATAATCCTGAACCATTACCAGAGAACCTTCGGGATATCATTAAAGAAATGCAGAAAGGCAAAGCGGATCTCGGCATTGTTGTCGATCCTGACGTTGATCGGCTGGCCCTGATTTGCGAAGACGGTTCTCCCTTTGGCGAAGAATACACGCTGGTAGCTGTTGCGGATTATGTTCTGAAAAATAATCCAGTTGGAAGCCCCCGATCGAGCAATACCGTGTCGAATATGTCGAGTACAGTCGCTTTGCGGGATGTAACTCAGAAATACAGTGGGCAACATTTTGCATCGGCCGTTGGGGAGGTGAACGTGGTGGATATGATGAAGGAAAACGACGCTGTGATTGGGGGTGAAGGTAATGGGGGAATTATTTACCCTGACCTCCATTATGGGCGTGATGCACTGGTAGGTATTGCGCTGTTCCTGACTCATCTGGCCAAGTCGGGTAAGTTGGCTTCCATACTTCGACGGACGTACCCCAACTATTACATCTCGAAAAATAAAATAGAGCTCACCCCCGATATTAACGTCGATGCCGTGCTTGATCGAATACAGGCCAAATATGCCCGAAATCCGATTAATACCCTCGATGGGGTAAAAATCGAGTTTAATAAAGAGTGGGTTCATCTGCGCAAATCCAACACCGAGCCTATTATCCGAATCTACTCCGAATCGGATACACTGGCTACGGCCGATTATCTGGCTGGGAAGATCATCAGCGACATTCGGGAAGTTATCGCTGAGAAGCGGTAA
- a CDS encoding YtxH domain-containing protein produces the protein MSFLRGVLAGLAIGYLTAPRSGKETREKLSQGMDDLQRQWEDGVDQVKSQVDRVVGKASNSANQYANEAEQIFDKYKEEGQAKADQKLGQAKRAYNNTVDNAANSAEEGIDRAQEALKID, from the coding sequence ATGAGCTTTCTAAGAGGAGTATTAGCTGGTCTGGCCATTGGTTATCTGACAGCTCCCCGTAGCGGGAAAGAAACACGCGAAAAACTATCGCAGGGAATGGACGATTTGCAACGCCAATGGGAAGACGGTGTTGACCAGGTAAAATCTCAGGTCGACCGAGTGGTTGGGAAAGCAAGCAATTCCGCCAATCAGTATGCCAATGAGGCCGAACAGATATTTGATAAATACAAGGAGGAAGGACAGGCCAAAGCTGATCAGAAGCTAGGTCAGGCGAAAAGAGCTTATAACAATACTGTTGATAATGCTGCCAACTCAGCCGAAGAAGGAATCGATCGGGCTCAGGAAGCATTGAAGATCGACTAA
- a CDS encoding DUF2911 domain-containing protein, producing MKTLQMTRILALTLAGVCMTMISFAQGDKASRPSPPATASGKIGGATITINYSSPSVKGRNVWDPAGTLAPYGKVWRAGANEATIFETDKDIKVEGKTLPAGKYSLFATPGEKDWKIIFNSQTGQWGIKRGGEANRDPANDVLTVEVKPKKTAMTEKLVYEVNSKGVDLKWDTVDVPISIK from the coding sequence ATGAAAACCTTACAAATGACTCGGATTCTGGCTCTCACGTTAGCTGGTGTATGTATGACTATGATCAGTTTCGCACAAGGCGACAAAGCCAGCCGCCCCAGTCCTCCCGCTACAGCTAGCGGTAAAATTGGTGGAGCCACCATCACCATCAACTACAGCAGTCCATCTGTAAAAGGTCGGAACGTATGGGACCCCGCTGGAACGCTGGCTCCTTACGGCAAAGTATGGCGGGCTGGTGCCAATGAAGCCACCATCTTTGAAACCGACAAAGACATCAAAGTAGAAGGTAAAACCTTACCGGCCGGTAAATACAGCCTGTTTGCTACACCTGGCGAAAAAGACTGGAAAATCATTTTCAATTCACAAACCGGCCAGTGGGGCATTAAGCGGGGTGGCGAAGCCAACCGTGACCCAGCCAACGACGTGCTGACCGTAGAGGTTAAACCCAAGAAAACGGCCATGACCGAAAAACTCGTGTATGAGGTCAACAGCAAAGGCGTAGACCTGAAATGGGATACCGTCGATGTTCCCATCTCGATTAAGTAG
- the guaA gene encoding glutamine-hydrolyzing GMP synthase has translation MATEQILILDFGSQYTQLIARRVRELNVYCEIHPYNHIPTITADVKGIILSGSPSSVRDTDAPEVHLAAFRHKLPILGVCYGAQLLAHTSGGDVQPSSIREYGRAKLGTVDTESPLLKGIDQHSQVWMSHADTITSVPDNFTVIASTDTVRVAAFHIEGEPTYGIQFHPEVTHSLQGKTLLHNFVVDICGCAQNWTSESFVESTVTQLKQKLKNDKVVLGLSGGVDSSVAAMLIHQAIGSNLYCIFVDNGVLRKDEFESVLESYKTLGLNVKGVDAKDRFYSALAGLTDPEAKRKAIGKTFIDVFDHEAHLIEGVSWLGQGTIYPDVIESVSVKGPSATIKSHHNVGGLPDFMKLKVVEPLNTLFKDEVRAVGRTLGLPDFILGRHPFPGPGLAIRILGDITPEKVAILQQVDALFIDGLKREGLYDKVWQAGAMLLPVQSVGVMGDERTYERVVALRAVTSVDGMTADWAHLPYEFLADVSNEIINRVKGVNRVVYDISSKPPATIEWE, from the coding sequence ATGGCCACCGAACAAATTCTGATTCTGGATTTTGGTTCGCAATACACCCAACTCATTGCCCGCCGGGTGCGCGAACTGAACGTTTACTGCGAAATCCATCCGTATAATCACATTCCCACAATCACGGCTGACGTCAAGGGCATTATTCTTTCAGGTAGTCCATCATCCGTTCGTGATACTGATGCCCCTGAAGTTCATCTGGCAGCTTTTCGGCATAAACTCCCCATTTTAGGGGTATGCTATGGCGCTCAGTTACTGGCGCACACCAGCGGGGGCGACGTACAGCCTTCTTCCATTCGTGAATACGGCCGGGCCAAACTTGGCACAGTCGATACCGAAAGTCCGCTTCTGAAAGGTATTGACCAGCATTCGCAGGTCTGGATGTCGCATGCCGACACCATTACCAGCGTTCCCGATAATTTCACAGTCATTGCCTCCACCGATACCGTTCGGGTAGCCGCTTTCCACATTGAGGGCGAGCCTACCTATGGGATTCAGTTCCATCCCGAAGTGACGCACTCACTCCAGGGTAAAACTCTGCTTCACAATTTCGTTGTCGACATTTGCGGCTGTGCGCAGAACTGGACATCCGAATCGTTTGTCGAAAGTACCGTAACCCAATTGAAGCAAAAACTAAAGAACGACAAAGTCGTGCTGGGCTTATCGGGCGGTGTCGACTCATCGGTTGCCGCCATGCTGATTCACCAGGCCATCGGCAGCAACCTCTATTGCATTTTTGTCGATAACGGTGTGCTGCGGAAAGACGAATTCGAATCGGTACTCGAATCGTACAAAACACTGGGGCTCAACGTTAAAGGCGTCGATGCCAAAGACCGATTCTATAGCGCATTAGCAGGTCTGACCGATCCCGAAGCCAAGCGGAAAGCCATCGGTAAAACCTTTATCGATGTATTCGACCATGAAGCGCACCTGATCGAAGGAGTTTCGTGGCTGGGGCAGGGCACTATTTACCCGGACGTGATCGAATCCGTATCCGTAAAAGGCCCTTCGGCTACTATCAAATCGCACCATAACGTGGGTGGTCTCCCCGATTTCATGAAGCTTAAAGTCGTAGAGCCACTGAATACCCTCTTCAAAGATGAAGTGCGGGCCGTCGGTCGTACACTCGGTCTTCCCGATTTCATCCTGGGACGCCACCCGTTCCCCGGCCCAGGGTTAGCGATTCGGATTCTGGGCGATATTACGCCCGAAAAAGTAGCGATTCTGCAACAGGTCGATGCCCTGTTTATTGACGGGCTGAAGCGCGAAGGACTTTATGATAAAGTATGGCAGGCGGGTGCTATGCTGCTGCCGGTTCAATCGGTTGGCGTTATGGGCGATGAGCGTACATATGAGCGTGTAGTTGCCTTACGGGCCGTAACCTCTGTGGACGGGATGACCGCCGACTGGGCACATCTGCCTTACGAATTCCTGGCTGATGTATCGAACGAAATCATTAACCGGGTAAAGGGGGTCAACCGCGTGGTGTATGACATTTCGTCGAAGCCACCTGCTACCATCGAATGGGAATAA